One window of the Nocardia huaxiensis genome contains the following:
- a CDS encoding SGNH/GDSL hydrolase family protein, which produces MPGIVLRHTAGLAALAAGLALTAAASATPGDTPAIHRYVALGDSGASVGSRDLLQPGSPAYCLRAQDNYPSVLARMLSVGEFIDASCSGAKTTHMTEPQYGRDAGPNPAQFDSLTPGTDLVTLTLGANDVGVFNVNVINAAQLDTVRRNVGAALDGIRARAPHATIVLTTYLRYFPEGGGCYGFTDQGGQQRLTDALRETARAHAALFADNFRITGHDMCRPAGVHWVNGPTPDTASVPLHANVAGQEYLAEVIAATLLR; this is translated from the coding sequence GTGCCCGGAATCGTGCTCCGGCACACGGCCGGACTCGCGGCCCTCGCCGCGGGGCTGGCGCTCACGGCCGCCGCGTCGGCCACCCCCGGGGACACCCCCGCGATTCACCGGTACGTCGCACTGGGCGACTCCGGGGCCTCGGTCGGCTCCCGCGATCTCCTGCAACCCGGCAGCCCGGCGTATTGCCTTCGCGCCCAGGACAATTACCCATCGGTCCTGGCCCGCATGCTCAGCGTGGGCGAATTCATCGATGCCAGTTGCAGCGGTGCGAAGACCACCCATATGACCGAGCCGCAGTACGGCCGGGACGCGGGCCCCAATCCCGCGCAGTTCGACTCGCTCACCCCCGGCACCGATCTGGTCACCCTGACGCTGGGGGCGAACGACGTCGGCGTCTTCAACGTCAATGTGATCAACGCGGCACAGCTCGACACCGTCCGGCGCAATGTCGGCGCGGCCCTCGACGGCATTCGTGCTCGCGCGCCACACGCCACCATCGTGCTCACCACATATCTGCGGTACTTCCCGGAGGGCGGCGGCTGCTACGGCTTCACCGACCAGGGCGGGCAGCAGCGGCTGACCGACGCGCTGCGTGAGACCGCCCGCGCACACGCGGCGCTGTTCGCGGACAACTTCCGGATCACCGGGCACGACATGTGCCGGCCGGCCGGTGTGCACTGGGTCAACGGCCCGACACCCGACACGGCCTCGGTTCCCCTGCACGCCAATGTCGCCGGGCAGGAATACCTGGCCGAGGTCATCGCCGCGACCCTGCTTCGATGA
- a CDS encoding oxidoreductase: MSSAPLLPRRWTTADIPDQTGRTAVITGANSGLGLRTAEALAAKGARVLLACRNELKAAAAVEAVAAAATGPKPEVLPLDLADLTSVRRAADHIDLSVGAVDLLVNNAGVMAVPRSRTADGFDAQFGTNHLGHFAFTGAILPALLRAPAPRVVTVSSVAAWGGVVNPLDPNWRRMYLRWPAYSQSKLANLLFTAELHRRAQAAGTALTAVAAHPGLSATHLYDLDGERGLAATLAAIPQKILLTFAQPDKMGALPQLYAATVPGLPGNTYLGPAFEVAGYPRRTLRNPLAYSRAYARWLWQLSEKLTGVVYDWPN; this comes from the coding sequence ATGAGTTCGGCTCCGCTGCTGCCGCGCCGCTGGACCACAGCCGACATCCCCGATCAGACCGGCAGGACGGCCGTGATCACCGGCGCCAACAGCGGCTTGGGGTTGCGCACCGCGGAAGCCCTGGCCGCCAAGGGCGCTCGCGTCCTGCTGGCCTGCCGCAATGAACTCAAGGCCGCCGCCGCGGTGGAGGCGGTGGCCGCGGCCGCCACCGGGCCGAAACCCGAAGTGCTGCCCCTGGATCTGGCCGATCTGACCTCGGTTCGTCGCGCCGCCGACCACATCGATCTGAGCGTCGGCGCGGTCGACCTGCTGGTGAACAATGCCGGGGTGATGGCCGTCCCGCGTTCGCGCACCGCCGACGGCTTCGACGCCCAGTTCGGCACCAATCATCTGGGTCACTTCGCCTTCACCGGCGCGATCCTGCCCGCCCTGCTGCGGGCGCCCGCCCCACGCGTGGTCACGGTCTCCTCGGTCGCCGCCTGGGGTGGCGTGGTCAATCCGCTGGACCCGAACTGGCGGAGGATGTACCTGCGCTGGCCCGCCTACTCCCAGTCGAAGCTGGCCAATCTGCTGTTCACGGCCGAGCTGCACCGCCGGGCGCAGGCGGCCGGCACCGCCCTCACCGCCGTCGCCGCGCACCCCGGCCTGTCGGCCACCCACCTCTACGATCTCGACGGCGAACGCGGCCTGGCCGCCACGCTCGCCGCCATTCCGCAGAAGATCCTGCTGACCTTCGCCCAGCCCGACAAGATGGGCGCTCTGCCGCAGCTGTACGCCGCGACCGTGCCCGGCCTGCCCGGAAACACCTATCTCGGACCGGCTTTCGAGGTGGCCGGCTATCCGCGCCGCACCCTGCGCAACCCGCTCGCCTACAGCCGCGCCTACGCCCGCTGGCTGTGGCAGCTGAGCGAGAAGCTCACCGGCGTGGTGTACGACTGGCCGAACTGA
- a CDS encoding phage holin family protein: MASSNQSYDTAVEVRTGAFDSTMSYLLDQFTAWAAPRLRKLAAFLFAEFARGVIAVLLLGFALVAAIYGTIYFVGFLVEVLDIWLPHWAATGIVAALMLLPAGGAALIGLWQVSKMRSVRAGGSLAAKAGGLLWNLARGKQTQAGKPW; encoded by the coding sequence ATGGCGAGCAGCAATCAGTCCTACGATACGGCCGTCGAGGTGCGCACCGGCGCCTTCGACAGCACCATGAGCTACCTCCTCGACCAGTTCACCGCCTGGGCGGCGCCCCGGCTGCGCAAGCTCGCGGCCTTCCTGTTCGCCGAGTTCGCACGCGGCGTGATCGCGGTGCTGCTGCTCGGATTCGCGCTCGTGGCAGCGATTTACGGGACGATCTACTTCGTCGGGTTCCTGGTGGAGGTGCTCGACATCTGGTTGCCGCACTGGGCGGCGACCGGCATCGTGGCCGCGCTCATGCTGCTCCCCGCCGGCGGCGCGGCGCTCATCGGACTGTGGCAGGTGTCGAAGATGCGATCCGTGCGCGCGGGCGGCTCGCTGGCGGCGAAGGCCGGCGGACTGCTGTGGAATCTGGCCCGCGGCAAGCAAACACAAGCGGGGAAGCCCTGGTGA
- a CDS encoding DsbA family protein, with product MSDRVRVADPDCGGYAVGVGHACADYDGTVIGMRERLSARGLGVFAFIVVVVLAVVGWSVWDAKRDRGSDTEAGETVAAGPAPFEAGRLRFGDPNAPGTLVVIEDYQCPLCKSLNVVSGDAINAAVTEGKAAVEYDIVAVLDGESTTEYSSRAANASACVAVADKEKWRAFRGLVLQRQQPTGSAGLGDAELVELARQAGVADPGLDACVTSGRYRDFVAAHTKVVVAGGLSRVPVVLANGAEVISPTPQGISDALAGKR from the coding sequence GTGTCCGATCGCGTTCGGGTCGCAGATCCGGACTGTGGAGGCTACGCCGTCGGGGTCGGCCACGCCTGCGCCGACTACGACGGGACGGTGATCGGGATGCGCGAGCGGTTGTCGGCGCGGGGGCTGGGGGTTTTCGCGTTCATCGTGGTCGTGGTGCTGGCCGTGGTGGGGTGGTCGGTGTGGGATGCCAAGCGGGACAGGGGGAGTGACACCGAGGCGGGGGAGACCGTGGCGGCGGGGCCGGCGCCGTTCGAAGCGGGGCGGTTGCGGTTCGGGGATCCGAACGCGCCGGGCACGCTGGTGGTGATCGAGGATTATCAGTGCCCGCTGTGCAAGAGCCTGAATGTGGTGTCCGGGGATGCCATCAATGCCGCGGTGACGGAGGGGAAGGCGGCGGTCGAGTACGACATCGTGGCCGTGCTGGATGGGGAGTCGACCACGGAGTACTCGTCGCGGGCCGCCAATGCCAGTGCGTGCGTGGCCGTGGCGGACAAGGAGAAGTGGCGGGCGTTCCGGGGGCTGGTCCTGCAGCGGCAGCAGCCCACGGGGAGCGCGGGGCTCGGTGACGCGGAGCTCGTCGAACTGGCCCGGCAGGCCGGAGTCGCCGATCCCGGACTGGACGCGTGCGTAACCTCCGGGCGGTACCGGGATTTCGTGGCAGCGCACACCAAAGTCGTTGTGGCGGGCGGGTTGTCGCGGGTGCCGGTGGTGCTCGCCAATGGCGCGGAGGTCATCAGCCCCACGCCGCAGGGGATTTCGGACGCGCTCGCCGGAAAGCGTTGA
- a CDS encoding SRPBCC family protein, with translation MNLTAIVIVAAVVVILGGIAAGITLLVMRAWTKKVLAGEGYELQPVSSEFVDQFLSEGASFVVSAEREFPYPPQKVWDALQLNGTFSWIPLINGIRYRDDYRREGAMRTFDGLLVAAEERVVTMAPGSRLTVTGVKASVPVVLKSFIEDYRLAETENGTRLTWTLAFRPRFGAFVPLRWTAPFIRPFARIGIKGLAARI, from the coding sequence GTGAACCTGACCGCCATTGTCATTGTCGCGGCTGTAGTTGTCATTCTCGGGGGGATCGCCGCCGGAATAACGTTGCTGGTCATGCGGGCCTGGACCAAGAAGGTGCTCGCGGGTGAAGGGTATGAGTTGCAGCCGGTCTCGAGCGAGTTCGTCGATCAGTTTCTGAGTGAGGGCGCCAGTTTTGTCGTCAGCGCGGAGCGGGAGTTTCCGTATCCGCCCCAGAAAGTGTGGGATGCGCTGCAGCTGAACGGGACCTTCTCGTGGATTCCGCTGATCAACGGTATTCGGTATCGGGACGACTATCGGCGCGAAGGAGCCATGCGGACCTTCGACGGCCTGCTGGTGGCGGCCGAGGAGCGCGTGGTGACCATGGCCCCGGGTAGCCGGCTCACCGTGACCGGGGTCAAGGCGTCGGTGCCGGTGGTGCTGAAGTCGTTCATCGAGGACTACCGGCTCGCCGAAACTGAGAACGGCACCAGGCTGACCTGGACACTGGCCTTCCGGCCGCGGTTCGGCGCGTTCGTGCCGCTGCGCTGGACGGCTCCTTTCATCCGGCCGTTCGCCCGCATCGGCATCAAGGGCCTGGCCGCCCGCATCTGA